A region from the Lolium perenne isolate Kyuss_39 chromosome 4, Kyuss_2.0, whole genome shotgun sequence genome encodes:
- the LOC127332316 gene encoding uncharacterized protein — translation MDRPENMISQLIQEDHRSKWIAHSNHSVKCFTEDEIIRITNNFETMLGKGSFGEVHKGVLEDQSIVAVKRFIHNVKEDFAKELTIHSEINHKNVVRLVGYCADENALMMVTEYVTKGNLSDALHRENTPIPLDTRLRIAIECAEALCYMHSQMYTRVIHGDIKPANILLDDRLNAKLSDFGISRLVNTENTLYTLNVTGSIGYMDPLFALDGRLTPKSDVYSFGVVLVELITRKKAKTDDGDVGLVKSFTQSLAKGIRRVREMFDAEIAIPGDLKTVEEIAKLAGKCLRLEFDKRPDMLEVAERLRKLRNAAHERTARFSWGRRYKPAQAQTKSSQESNIRSQIVRSAAPAKVAPSQESNSRSQSVRTAAQVEVAPSQERSGTIHYVGNFRLSSTATDNLLELVDLLQAPAGGYTGGSTYMLKLRENGVKLAVKRVKGVDLSKAEFEQRATMIGAIQSEHIVPLQAYYYDKNEILLMYDNFPRDSLEQALYGGRCTCPLDWKQRVAISLAAARGVAYIHSVGPSSCHGNINSSNVILKGKYGARLLEHGLTTFGLFPGVSGYSAPEITDANNWVSQEADVYSFGVLLLELITRKSPIVRTEHADNVYLPQWVRSVARRKWRAKVIDMQLLARQHAEGDDEFMVRLLLLGINCCSEDAELRPTMHDVVQQIEEMTTWGLQCLMPVILESTSLKKNFHCNFAIYRLPYAFAYTLCIVGLIILSTQLQINVKN, via the exons ATGGATCGTCCAGAAAATATGATAAGTCAACTAATACAAGAGGATCATAGATCAAAGTGGATCGCACATAGCAATCACAGTGTGAAATGTTTCACAGAAGATGAGATAATAAGAATAACCAACAACTTTGAAACTATGCTCGGTAAAGGTTCCTTTGGAGAAGTTCACAAAGGAGTTCTTGAGGACCAAAGTATTGTTGCAGTGAAGAGGTTTATCCACAATGTAAAAGAAGACTTTGCCAAAGAGTTGACCATCCATAGTGAAATCAATCACAAGAACGTAGTCAGACTGGTCGGCTACTGCGCAGATGAAAATGCCCTAATGATGGTAACCGAGTATGTTACTAAAGGGAACTTAAGCGACGCCCTTCACCGGGAGAACACTCCCATCCCCTTGGATACTAGACTCAGAATTGCCATCGAGTGTGCAGAGGCATTGTGCTATATGCATTCACAAATGTATACTCGAGTTATTCATGGTGATATCAAGCCTGCTAATATACTCTTAGATGACAGGCTAAATGCGAAATTATCGGACTTTGGAATATCAAGGCTGGTCAACACAGAAAATACTCTATACACTCTAAATGTGACAGGAAGTATAGGTTACATGGACCCATTGTTTGCTCTGGATGGTCGGCTCACACCAAAGAGTGATGTTTATAGTTTCGGGGTTGTACTTGTGGAATTGATTACTAGAAAAAAAGCGAAAACAGATGATGGAGATGTTGGCTTGGTTAAAAGTTTTACTCAATCTCTTGCAAAAGGCATTAGGAGGGTGAGGGAGATGTTTGATGCGGAAATTGCAATCCCTGGCGACCTGAAGACTGTTGAAGAGATTGCAAAGTTGGCAGGTAAATGTCTGAGATTGGAGTTCGACAAACGTCCTGACATGTTAGAAGTTGCAGAACGTCTTCGCAAGCTTAGAAATGCTGCACATGAAAGGACAGCTCGGTTTTCCTGGGGAAGAAGATACAAGCCAGCCCAAGCCCAGACGAAATCATCACAAGAAAGCAACATTCGCAGCCAAATCGTGAGAAGTGCAGCTCCAGCTAAAGTGGCACCATCACAAGAAAGCAATAGTCGCAGCCAGAGCGTAAGAACTGCAGCTCAAGTTGAAGTGGCACCATCACAAGAGAGGAGTGGCACAAttcactatgtggggaattttcgCTTGAGCTCGACAGCAACAGATAATTTGTTAGAGCTGGTTGATTTGCTTCAGGCGCCGGCTGGTGGTTATACAGGTGGGAGTACGTACATGTTGAAGCTACGTGAGAATGGAGTCAAGTTGGCTGTGAAAAGGGTTAAGGGAGTGGACTTGTCGAAGGCCGAGTTTGAGCAGCGTGCCACGATGATTGGCGCCATCCAGAGCGAACACATCGTGCCACTGCAGGCGTATTACTATGACAAGAATGAGATTCTGTTAATGTATGATAACTTCCCCAGGGATAGCCTAGAACAAGCTCTCTACG GAGGGAGATGCACATGTCCGCTGGACTGGAAACAGCGTGTAGCCATTTCACTTGCTGCTGCGCGCGGTGTGGCGTACATCCACTCAGTTGGGCCATCGAGCTGCCACGGCAATATCAATTCGTCGAACGTCATACTCAAAGGTAAATATGGTGCACGCTTGTTGGAGCATGGCCTGACAACCTTTGGCTTGTTCCCTGGTGTCTCCGGCTACAGCGCGCCTGAGATCACCGACGCTAATAATTGGGTCTCTCAGGAAGCTGACGTCTACAGCTTTGGCGTGTTACTGCTAGAGCTTATCACCCGCAAGTCTCCTATAGTAAGGACAGAACATGCGGACAATGTATATTTGCCACAGTGGGTGCGCTCCGTTGCACGCCGGAAGTGGAGGGCGAAGGTGATTGACATGCAGCTCCTAGCACGGCAGCACGCGGAAGGGGATGATGAATTTATGGTGCGACTCCTGTTGCTTGGCATAAATTGCTGCAGCGAAGACGCCGAGTTAAGGCCTACAATGCATGATGTAGTGCAGCAGATCGAGGAGATGACAACTTGGGGCCTACAATGTCTCATGCCGGTTATTCTGGAGTCTACTTCCCTGAAAAAGAATTTTCATTGTAATTTTGCAATCTATCGGCTGCCGTACGCATTTGCTTATACACTCTGCATCGTTGGATTGATAATTCTATCAACTCAGCTGCAAATAAATGTAAAGAATTAG